One window of the Amycolatopsis mediterranei genome contains the following:
- a CDS encoding FadR/GntR family transcriptional regulator yields the protein MTAAPRSTIVRVPKAGEMIAADLRRQIVLGELTEGQALPSETALMEQYGVSRPTLREAFRILESEQLISIRRGARGGARVLVPDSRVAARYAGLLLQYRKASIADVYEARSLLETAAVRTLAAKRTAADVQALADLVEKGEALIGNAVGYAEHDAEFHELLVKLSGNDTLDVLAGMLFHLIDAHHRAYAAGQDEVPAFASAKVVQRAHVKLLELIRARDADQAMEFWRKHLKQVSNYMTRGDVPELIDILS from the coding sequence ATGACCGCCGCTCCCCGATCGACCATCGTGCGCGTCCCGAAGGCCGGCGAGATGATCGCCGCGGACCTGCGGCGCCAGATCGTCCTCGGCGAACTCACCGAGGGGCAGGCGCTGCCGTCGGAAACCGCGCTGATGGAACAATACGGCGTGTCCCGGCCGACCCTGCGCGAGGCGTTCCGGATCCTCGAATCCGAGCAGCTGATCAGCATCCGCCGCGGCGCGCGCGGCGGGGCCCGGGTCCTGGTGCCCGACTCGCGGGTGGCCGCCCGGTACGCCGGCCTGCTGCTGCAGTACCGCAAGGCCTCGATCGCCGACGTCTACGAGGCGCGCAGCCTCCTGGAGACCGCGGCCGTGCGCACCCTCGCGGCCAAGCGCACCGCCGCGGACGTCCAGGCGCTGGCCGACCTGGTCGAGAAGGGCGAGGCGCTCATCGGCAACGCGGTGGGCTACGCCGAGCACGACGCGGAGTTCCACGAGCTGCTGGTGAAGCTGTCCGGCAACGACACGCTCGACGTGCTCGCCGGGATGCTCTTCCACCTCATCGACGCCCACCACCGCGCCTACGCGGCCGGCCAGGACGAGGTGCCCGCCTTCGCGTCGGCCAAGGTCGTGCAGCGCGCCCACGTGAAGCTGCTGGAGCTCATCCGGGCGCGCGACGCCGACCAGGCGATGGAGTTCTGGCGCAAGCACCTCAAGCAGGTCAGCAACTACATGACGCGGGGCGACGTGCCGGAGCTCATCGACATCCTGTCCTGA
- a CDS encoding oxidoreductase, producing the protein MARHWLITGVSGGLGRALAEEVLGRGDVVVGTLRGEDGLAAFEQLAPGRALALPLDTTDSPEVIADRVAQAVRLAGHIDVLVNNAGYGLLGAVEETGEDELRHQMDTNFFGPLRLIRALLPHLRARGTGHLVNISSIAGVRGQAGLGLYNASKFALEGLSEALMHELKPLGIAVTIVEPGGFRTNWMGKGLRRAEHRLPAYASVDDLAATMRRFDGRQPGDPARGAAAIVAAVEAAEPPLRLPLGADAHQAVRGKLAEVGRELDVWEHVSVSTGFESPVAG; encoded by the coding sequence ATGGCGCGGCATTGGCTGATCACGGGGGTGTCCGGCGGGCTGGGCCGGGCGCTCGCCGAGGAGGTGCTCGGGCGCGGTGACGTCGTGGTCGGGACGCTGCGCGGCGAGGACGGCCTGGCCGCCTTCGAACAGCTGGCCCCGGGCCGGGCCTTGGCCCTCCCGCTCGACACCACCGACTCGCCCGAGGTGATCGCCGACCGGGTAGCGCAGGCGGTGCGGCTGGCCGGCCATATCGACGTCCTGGTCAACAACGCGGGCTACGGCCTGCTCGGCGCGGTCGAGGAGACCGGCGAGGACGAGCTGCGGCACCAGATGGACACCAACTTCTTCGGCCCGCTCCGGCTGATCCGCGCTCTGCTGCCGCACCTGCGGGCGCGGGGGACCGGCCACCTGGTCAACATCAGCTCGATCGCGGGCGTCCGCGGTCAGGCCGGCCTCGGGCTCTACAACGCCTCGAAGTTCGCGCTGGAAGGGCTGTCGGAGGCGCTGATGCACGAGCTGAAGCCGCTGGGCATCGCCGTCACCATCGTCGAGCCCGGCGGGTTCCGCACCAACTGGATGGGCAAGGGCCTGCGCCGGGCCGAGCACCGGCTGCCCGCGTACGCCTCGGTCGACGACCTCGCCGCCACCATGCGCCGGTTCGACGGCCGGCAGCCGGGGGACCCGGCCCGCGGCGCCGCCGCCATCGTCGCGGCCGTCGAGGCGGCCGAACCGCCGCTGCGGCTGCCGCTGGGCGCCGACGCCCACCAGGCGGTCCGCGGCAAGCTCGCCGAGGTCGGCCGCGAGCTCGATGTCTGGGAGCACGTGAGCGTCTCGACGGGCTTCGAGAGCCCCGTGGCGGGATGA